A genomic region of Sideroxydans sp. CL21 contains the following coding sequences:
- a CDS encoding efflux transporter outer membrane subunit — MKFVFRPESCKFPLSGDTGRLCRYLALLPLVLAAGCAVGPDFKRPDAPRANAYAPTGAVTEATASAPVQAGESQRFNTKADIPFDWWTLFQSPRINSLIQRSFKANPNIEAAQAALKQAQENVIAQRGFYYPTVGAGYSPSRNKLAGNMGGNSPGVQGNGNVIQTYSNPAGPAPYNGPAYYNFHVAQLSLGFVPDVFGLNKRLVESAEAQKDMQKFQLEATYITLASNIVAAAVQEASLRAQIAAMDKIVGINRENLEIVKKQLQLGDVSELDVALQESALAQTEQALIPLKKQLEQTRDLIRALAGNLPNEDVEEKFELSELHLPQELPLSLPSRIVEQRPDVRAAEEQLHFASAQAGVAIANRLPQFAVTADVGGMADTPSWMFRSGGGFFNLAASVTQTIFDGGTLRARSHAAEQALIQAGAQYRGTVISALQNVADTLYTIQSDADTLKAASRTEQAMLSARDLTRKQFEEGNVSYQTQLLAEQNYQQAVINLIQAQTSRFGDTAALYQALGGGWWNRKDAGTKDTACEDCKPGK; from the coding sequence ATGAAATTCGTATTTCGGCCTGAGAGCTGCAAATTTCCGTTGTCTGGCGATACCGGCCGACTCTGCCGGTACTTGGCTTTGCTACCCCTTGTTCTGGCAGCAGGCTGTGCCGTAGGTCCCGATTTCAAGAGGCCGGATGCACCCCGTGCCAACGCTTATGCACCGACCGGCGCAGTAACCGAAGCAACAGCGTCCGCACCGGTGCAGGCAGGTGAGTCGCAACGCTTCAATACCAAGGCGGATATCCCGTTTGACTGGTGGACGCTGTTTCAATCTCCCCGGATCAATTCCTTGATCCAGCGCTCATTCAAAGCGAATCCCAATATAGAAGCTGCCCAAGCGGCACTGAAACAGGCGCAGGAAAATGTCATTGCGCAACGGGGCTTTTACTATCCCACTGTCGGTGCCGGCTACTCTCCGTCCCGCAACAAACTTGCCGGGAATATGGGTGGAAACTCGCCGGGAGTGCAGGGCAATGGCAACGTTATTCAGACCTATTCGAATCCCGCTGGTCCTGCCCCGTACAACGGACCGGCTTACTACAACTTCCATGTCGCGCAATTATCCCTGGGCTTTGTGCCGGATGTGTTCGGCCTCAACAAAAGACTGGTTGAATCTGCCGAAGCGCAGAAGGATATGCAGAAGTTTCAGTTGGAGGCGACCTATATCACGCTGGCTTCAAATATTGTGGCTGCCGCCGTGCAGGAGGCTTCCTTGCGCGCCCAGATTGCAGCGATGGACAAGATCGTCGGCATCAACCGGGAAAATCTGGAAATCGTGAAGAAGCAGCTCCAGTTGGGAGATGTCTCCGAACTGGATGTTGCGCTGCAGGAATCTGCGCTGGCGCAGACCGAGCAAGCGCTGATCCCGCTCAAGAAGCAGTTGGAGCAAACGCGTGACCTGATCCGCGCCTTGGCGGGCAATTTGCCGAATGAAGATGTGGAAGAGAAGTTCGAACTTTCCGAATTGCATCTGCCGCAAGAGCTGCCGCTGAGTTTGCCTTCCCGGATCGTCGAGCAACGTCCCGATGTCCGTGCAGCGGAAGAACAGCTGCATTTTGCAAGCGCACAGGCGGGGGTGGCGATTGCCAACAGATTGCCGCAGTTCGCGGTAACGGCCGATGTGGGCGGAATGGCAGATACCCCGAGCTGGATGTTCCGCAGCGGGGGCGGATTCTTCAATCTGGCCGCCAGTGTCACCCAGACCATTTTTGACGGCGGAACGCTGCGTGCCAGATCGCATGCGGCAGAGCAGGCGCTGATCCAGGCCGGTGCCCAGTATCGCGGCACCGTCATCAGCGCCCTGCAGAATGTTGCCGATACGCTTTACACCATACAATCGGATGCCGACACACTGAAGGCTGCATCGAGGACGGAACAAGCCATGCTATCGGCCCGTGATCTCACCCGCAAGCAATTCGAGGAAGGCAATGTGAGTTATCAAACGCAGCTGCTGGCCGAACAAAATTACCAGCAGGCCGTGATCAATCTCATCCAGGCTCAAACCAGTCGCTTCGGCGACACGGCTGCGCTCTATCAGGCATTGGGCGGAGGCTGGTGGAATCGTAAAGATGCAGGCACTAAAGACACTGCATGTGAGGATTGCAAGCCGGGAAAATGA